A window of Streptomyces sp. NBC_01241 genomic DNA:
GGGCGGCGACCGCCGAGGCGAGGATGCCGCCGAACAGGGGCGAGGCGGCCCAGCCGCCCGACTGCTGGGCCATGCTGACCATCGCGGAGGTCCCGCCGGAGTCCTGCGGGGAGATCTCGCCGGTCGCGGTGGCGAAGAGCGGCACGAAGGCCAGGCCGAGACCGAAGCCGATGAGGAGAGTGCCGGGCAGCACCTGGGTGGCGTACGCGCTGTCGGTGTCGAGGCCGGTCAGGAGTGTCAGGCCGATCGCCGCCAGTACCAGGCCCGGCACGATGATGTTGCGGGGTGCCAGCCGGCGGTACAGGCGGGCCGAGACCTGGGTGGAGGCGATGACGACCGCACCGGCCATGGGCAGCAGGGCCGAGCCGATCTCGGACGGGGCATAGCCGAGGGCACCCTGCAGGTACCTGGTCAGGACCAGGTTCTGGACGAACACGCCCATGCCGATGAAGGTCAGGGCGAGGCAGGAGCCGAAACGGTTGCGGTCCTGGAAGACGTACGGCGGCAGAAGAGGGGTGGTCGTCCTGGTCTGCCACCAGGCGAAGAGCAGGAGCAGTGCGAGTCCGCCCACGAGGAAGATCACGACCAGAAGGTCGGTCCAGCCGTGCGACTGGGCCTGGTTGAAGCCGTGGACGAGGGCGGCAAGCCCGGCGGAGCCGAGCAGCAGGCCCGGCACGTCGAGGCGGGCAGGGGTGCGGACCGGGGTGTCGTGCACCAGGACGGCCGCACCGATCAGGGCCATCACGGCGAGCGGGATGCCGGCGTACAGGGACAAGCGCCAGCTCAGACCGTCGATCAGCCATGCGTTCGCGTACAGGCCGATCGCCGTCCCGCCGCCGGCGATCGCCGCGTAGATCCCGAAAGCCCTGCCCCGCTCCTTCGGACCGGTGAAGCCGGCCGACACCAGCGCCAGCACGGCCGAGGAGAGCAGCGCGGCGGACGCGCCCTGCAGGGCGCCGGCCCCGATGAGCACGCCGAAAGAAGGGGCCGAGCCGCCGATCGCGCACGCCACCGCGTAGCCGGCCAAACCGGTGATCAACATCCTTTTGCGGCCGAGGAGATCAGCAAGGTGTCCACCGAGCAGCAGCAGTATGCCGAATGCCAGTCCAGAGGCGATGGGCATCGAGTTCAGGTCGTCGGCAGAGAGGCGCAGATCGGCGTAGATCGACGGGAGCGCCAGGCTCGTGGTCGTCGTGCCGATCAGCACCAGCAGCTGCGCCAGCGCGGCCACCCCCAGTCCCCACCACCGCCTGGGGTGCGGGACCAGGGCACCGGCCGGGGCGGGGGGCATCGGCAGGCCGCCGGGCACCGGGCCCGCGGATGGTGCGAACCCCGGCGGACCACCGCCCGGCGCCGCCGGGGTCGTCGGGGTGTACGCGGGAGGCGGGGGAAGTGGTTGGGGCTGCGGGGGACGCTGGGCCTGGGCGGGGATACGCGGGTCCGGCTGCCCGGCCCGTGTCTCCGGGGTGAAGTCCAGCAACTGAGCGGCATGTCGCCCGAGTTGGGCGAGCACCGAGCCGGGTAGCCATTCGCCGTCCTGGTCGGTGGCCGTGCGGGCGGCCACGTCGGCGGGCGTGGGCCGCTGGGCCGGGTCCTTGTGCAGGCATTCCCGTACGAGGTCGACGAGCGACTCCGGTACGCCGGTCAGGTCCGCCTCCTCCTCCGCGATCCGGAAGAGGTGCGCGTTCAGGCCGGTTTCCGTGGCGCCGAAGAGGAGGCGGCCGGTGGCTGCGTAGACCAGGACGGCACCCAGGCAGAACACATCGCTGGCCGCCGTGAGTTCGAGGCCGCGCACCTGCTCGGGCGACATGAAGCCGGGGGAGCCGATGAGCATCCCGGTGCGGGTGTGCAGGCTGTCCCCGGCGAGGCTGTCCATGGCCCGTGCGATACCGAAGTCGATCACACGCGGGCCGTCCACCGTCACCAGCACGTTGGACGGCTTCAGGTCGCGGTGGATCAGGCCCGCCCCGTGGACCGACTGCAGAGCCACCGCCAGGCGGTTGGCGAGCGTGCGGACCGAGTGCTCGGGCAACGGCCCGAAGTCCTTGGCGACCACGGAGGTCAGATCGGGCCCGGGAATGTACTGGGTCGCCACCCAGGGCACCGTGGCCTCGGTGTCGGCGTCGAGCACGGCTGCCGTCCAGGTCCCGCCCACCCGCCGGGCAGCCGCCACCTCGCGGGCGAACCGCCTACGGAATTCCGGGTGCTGGGCGTGCTCGGCCTGCACCACCTTCACAGCCACGGTCCGTCCGGCCTCCGAGCGGCCCAGGTACACCAGGCCCATACCGCCCGCGCCCAGACGAGCTATCAGGCGGTACGGGCCGATGCGTGTCGGATCCTCGGTGATCAATTGGTCCACGGCAACAAGGTAGTTGAGGAGCCCGGACCCCGGTGTCGAATCACGGTGAATGATTCCGCCCTCGGCCGTACCGCCGTACCCGTACCGGCAACTCCCGCGGCTCCCGCGGTTCCCGTAGCCCTGTCTGCGCTCCGAGGGCCGCTCCACGCGCGGCCTCTCGCCGAGCTTCATGGCATGCCACCGGAGCATGGGGGTCAAGGAAAAACGTGACACTCCGGGGGCCAGGTGTCACGTTCCAGGACGAGGGCCCCTACCCCCGGCGGCATTTCGAAGCCGCTTTCCACGTCCGTGGGATCAGGGCGACGAAGCGTGCGGCGCTCGTCTGTGCCCGGCTGTCAGTCCCCGCGCCTAGGGTGCTCGCATGATCAGCTGGATACAGGGCTCGTTCCGTGGCCACGAGGTGAATGTCGTCTTCGCCCGGGGCATCCCACTCGACACACTTACCCAAGGCCTGTGCGACCGGCAGCGAGAACCGCTCGCCTCCGGCGAAACGGACGGATGGGCGTGGGCGGTGCACGACATGCTCGCTTGGGATACGGAGGAC
This region includes:
- a CDS encoding MDR family MFS transporter, with the protein product MDQLITEDPTRIGPYRLIARLGAGGMGLVYLGRSEAGRTVAVKVVQAEHAQHPEFRRRFAREVAAARRVGGTWTAAVLDADTEATVPWVATQYIPGPDLTSVVAKDFGPLPEHSVRTLANRLAVALQSVHGAGLIHRDLKPSNVLVTVDGPRVIDFGIARAMDSLAGDSLHTRTGMLIGSPGFMSPEQVRGLELTAASDVFCLGAVLVYAATGRLLFGATETGLNAHLFRIAEEEADLTGVPESLVDLVRECLHKDPAQRPTPADVAARTATDQDGEWLPGSVLAQLGRHAAQLLDFTPETRAGQPDPRIPAQAQRPPQPQPLPPPPAYTPTTPAAPGGGPPGFAPSAGPVPGGLPMPPAPAGALVPHPRRWWGLGVAALAQLLVLIGTTTTSLALPSIYADLRLSADDLNSMPIASGLAFGILLLLGGHLADLLGRKRMLITGLAGYAVACAIGGSAPSFGVLIGAGALQGASAALLSSAVLALVSAGFTGPKERGRAFGIYAAIAGGGTAIGLYANAWLIDGLSWRLSLYAGIPLAVMALIGAAVLVHDTPVRTPARLDVPGLLLGSAGLAALVHGFNQAQSHGWTDLLVVIFLVGGLALLLLFAWWQTRTTTPLLPPYVFQDRNRFGSCLALTFIGMGVFVQNLVLTRYLQGALGYAPSEIGSALLPMAGAVVIASTQVSARLYRRLAPRNIIVPGLVLAAIGLTLLTGLDTDSAYATQVLPGTLLIGFGLGLAFVPLFATATGEISPQDSGGTSAMVSMAQQSGGWAASPLFGGILASAVAARLDHTSGAPDGMNKAAEQGVLLGGQKLPAALSGVVREMDRAVLGGYSVILWWAVGLTLLAGLLTGLLVTAQAPRGGPRSR